The Fibrobacter succinogenes genome includes the window CAAAAGGTTTGCAGCCTTGGATGTAGTAATAAGTTCTTTGCTCAGAGCCTTGTAAACTAGGCTAACGAAACGGGTTGACGTTTCTTGGTGAAATAAGGTTCTTTCGATAAGAGCCTTGAATCCTTTTGCTCGGTTTTTCTGGATGCAGAAGGTGCGGAATCGTTGTTCCGAAATGATGCCGCAATCTTTTGCTTTGTACATGATGGCGTCACAAGAAATTCCGTAAGAAAGTTGAATCGCTTTCAGCTCCTGATATGAAATGTCTTTTCGAGTGCTCCCGAGAATTCGTTTGAGTTCTGATTCGGGAAGCAACATTTCGCTAGCAAACAGGTGACAGAAAGTTTCTTCTTGCTTATTGTTGATGTTTTTAGGGAATTGCAGAACCAAATGTCCAAGTTCATGTAGCGCTGTAAAGCGTTTTCTTTCGACGGAAAAAGTTTTGTTTAGAATGACTACATGGAATTTTTCATTGACTAGAGAACTCATGCCATCGAATGAATCTGGTGCATCAATTTCGATAACTTTTACTCCGTTTCGTTCGAGCAAGTCAATAACATTCACGATGCCGTCTAGACCAAGGTTCCATTCTTTGCGGATTTTAGCTGCTGCTGCCTTGACTTCTTTGGACGAAGATGCGCTTATGCGGGGAAGGGGCGATTGTATCGTTTCATCGCCGCAGATTTCTTCGATGTTGATATAACGTTCCATAAGGTCCGCAATGGCTTCGCGGATGCCGTTCTCTTTTTTTTGCGGGAGAGAACTTTTTTTGCGGAATCGAACAGATTCGACCTGTACGGCAAAGGGCCTAAAGAAATAATCAATAGGCTGGTGAAGTGCTTTTGACAATGCGATGACGATATCGCTGCTTGGAGCCATCAAACCTTTTTCGTATTTGGAAATGGTCATCTTTGAGACTTTGTTTCCCATAGACGCGCAGAGTTCATCCATAGAAAGCCCCATCATGATGCGGGCATTTTTAAGCCTTGATGAAAAAATAGAAAGTTCCGCCATACTTTCCTCCGTTGTTTACAAATATATATAAATAGTTGTAATTTGTAAACTAAGCGTTTTTTTTGTCAATGGCGTTCCATAAATTGCTGATGCTAAAGATCCTCGCCTTCGCGAGGATGACGAATGAAAAAACACTAGCCATTAGCCACTGCTTACTTACTTCTTAAACGTCGGTTTCTTGAAACCTTTACCGTGTGAGCGGCGGCTGGCGAGGTTTATCTCGCCGCTGTTGAAACGGTTCTTGTCTTCGACATTGCGGTGTTCGCGGAACGGCGCATTTTGCTGGTTCCCGCGGCGATCCCCATTGCGGTCGAAATCGCGGCGGTCTTCGAAAACATTGCCACGGCGGTCGTCAAATCGGCGCTCACTGTGGAATCCGCGACGTTCTTGGCGTTCTCCCTCGCGTTCAAAGCGGTCGCGATTCTCGTTTCGCCAGTTCTCGCGACCTTCTTCATTACGTTCAAAGCGGTTTCCGCGACTTTCACTAAAGCGTTCTTCGCGGAACTGGAATTCGCGTGGTTCCCTTTGCGATTCCCCACGATTCTCGCCAAAGCGGCCTCCGCGGCCTTCGTTGAAGCTACGACCTTCGTACCCTTCGTCGCGCCAGCGATTCTTGACTTTCTCTTTTTTCGGGCGTAATGCGTTCGTGCGTTCGTCGCGCTTTTGCATTTCGCGATTGCGGAAGTCTTCGTTCTGTTCGCGTTCCTTGCTTGGGAAGTATTCCTTGCCCTCGGCCATTGCAGTACGGCTCAGCAGCAAGCGACTGACCTTACCCATCTTGAGTCGTTCCAGAACTTCGCGCAAGTGCGGGCGGTTCGCCGGAATGTACCAGAAGAAGAATTGCTTTTGGTTTGCCTTTTCTTCGGGCGTTTTGGCGACAAAGAGAGGCTTTCCATCCGGCGTCATTTCGGCGTAGAACATCTCGGTGGCAATGGTCATCGGCGTTGGCGTAAAGTCTTGCACTTGTTCCAACTGGAAACCCAATTGCTTTGTTTCGAGCGCAAGTTCTGCCATGTCGGCTTCGGTGCATCCCGGATGGCTACTGATAAAGTACGGAATCAGCTGCTGCTTTTTGCCGATGCGTTTGCATTCGTCGTCAAAGAATTCTTTGAACTTGTGGAACAGCGTAAAGCTCGGCTTGCGCATCAGTTTCAGCACGGCGTCGCTTGTGTGTTCGGGTGCAACTTTCAAGCGTCCACTCACATGGTAGTCGATGAGTTCGCGGGCGTATTCCTCGTGGTCCTTGCGGAGTTCTTCGTCATTTGTCTCTTGTAAGAGCATGTCGTAACGCACGCCGCTTCCGATGAACAGGTGCTTCACTTTCGGATGGTTGCGCACTTCGCGATAAAGGCTCAAGATTTCGGCGTGGTGCGTGTCCATGTTGTCGCAAATATTGGGCGTAAGGCAGCTTGCTCGGGCGCATTTTTGACAACGGCTGGGGTCGCGGCCACGCATGTTGTACATGTTCGCGCTGGGGCCGCCGAGATCTGTGATCGTTCCGGCAAAGCCTTCCATATTCGTCACGATTTCGACTTCGCGCAGAATGCTTTCGCGGCTACGGCTTGCGATGAACTTGCCCTGGTGCGCATTGATGGCGCAGAAACTGCAACCGCCAAAACAGCCGCGGTGTGTGTTGATGCTGAACTTGATCATGTCAAACGCCGGAATGTTGCCGCGTTTCTTGTAGCGCGGGTGCGGCTCACGGGCGTAGGGGTATTCAAAACTTTCGTCCAGTTCGCCGTATTCCATCGGTGGGTAAGCGGGGTTTATGACCACGGTCTGTTCCGCGACATCTTGCAGAATGCGGTGCTGGAACCACTTGTTGCATTCGATATCGACTCGGCGGCAGTTCTCGATTTGGTTCCTCTTGCTTTCCAGACATTCTTCGTAGCTGTACAGTCGCAAGTCTTCCCACTTGCTGTTCTTCGGGACGTTCCCCTTGGGTGCCAAGTAGGCGGTTTGCGGAACGGAATTCAGACTCGAAAACGGAACGCCTTTTTTGAGCAAACGAACAATTTCTTTCAGCGGTTTTTCGCCCATACCGTAAACGAGAATATCGGCCTGCGTATCGAACAGAATGCTCGGCTTGAGTTTGTTGCTCCAGTAGTCGTAATGCGTCACGCGGCGCAAGCTCGATTCGAGTCCGCCAATGAGGAGCGGCACATCGGGGTAGAGCTTCTTCAAAATCTTGGCGTACGTGTATGTCGCGTAATCCGGGCGGAATCCGGCCTTGTTCCCCGGCGTAAAGGCATCGTCGCTGCGGAGGCGCTTGGCGGCAGTGTAGTGGTTCACCATGGAATCCATGCCGCTCGAAATCGCAAAGAAAAGTCGCGGCTTGCCAAGCTTCTTAAAATCGCGCAAGTCATCGCGCCAATTCGGCTGCGGCAAAATCGCCACGCGTAAACCTTCATGTTCCAAAAGTCGTCCGACAACCGCATGCCCAAAGCAAGGGTGGTCCACGTAAGCGTCGGCGCTGATGATAATCACGTCAACGTAATCCCAACCGAGTTCGTCCAGGTCTTCTTTGCAAATGGGTAAAAATCGAGGATCGTACATAATGGAACTTTGGGGTTGAAAAGTTTATAAATCTAAAGATAGAAAACGCAAGTGCCGGCGAAATTTATTTTCGTCTTATTCCGCGTTCCCTTTGACGCAACGGACAGAAAGCCCGGAGTTTGGTTTTGTCAATACGAATCTTGTGTAATCTTCGTTATATTCAAATATGACTAGGGTTGCGAGTGATTCATATTGTGTTGTTGAGGCCCACAGGTAGCCCGTTATACCCTTGTTCATGAAGGCCCCTGAATTTACGATCCCTGCGGCAACGACAGAAAATCCGTATTCGTTGGTGTTTTCGAGGCCGTTTCCCCAGCTGTCAATTGCTTTCAGCGATGTTCCTGCGCAACGATATACGGGCGGATTTCCGTCTTTTATCACAATATCGCAAGAGTGCTCTGCGATGAGTTCTTGCCATTCATCTTCGGTGGGTAAATGCCAACCTTCAGGACAAACTTTTTTTGCGGCTTCCCATGTGTAGAGTCTTCCAAATTTTTTGCAGTTTTCTGGTTCGTTGTCGTAACACCAGCTGTTTATTTCGTCGTTCTCATCGCTCTCGATTTTATAGTTCATGTTTTGTGCGGTCCACACATGATTGCTAATGACGATGGTGCGGTAAACCTGGTCATCGCGCTTGTCTAAAAATTCGCCATAAGAAATATCGGGATTCAAGAATTCTGTGGTGATACAGTTGTGCTCGGTGCAATCGTAAAAATAGAGTGTGGCGCTTGACTTGGGGGCGTCGGAACTGGAGCTGCTTTGCGGAGCAGAACTAGAGCTTGGCGGCACGGAGCTAGACGACTTTGCATTTGAAGATGAGGATTTGACCGCGGGTTTAGAGCTGCTCGAAACAGGAGCTTTGCTAGATGACGAGGGTGCTTCACTTGACGAAAATACGATAATTTCGACGTGGTTCGAAAAGTGGATATCTGTTTTTTTGATGCGCGAAAATGAACTAGAACTTTTGCTAGAGGTGCTGTCAGGAGTCTTGATGATTTCGAAGGTGCCGGAGGGATTGTTGTCGCTAAGTGTATCGTCAACGTCGCCGCTACAAGCTGCTACGACGGTGAGTAATGCGGCGAATATGTATCCCCTGATTTTGGTCATTTAATAATTATAATATAATAACGTTTGGCGCATCTCGTATGACGGTTTTCTAAGTTTTGCTGTGTTCAGTCAACTCCGCTTTTGACCGAGCTTCACGTTCCTGCGCTTCTCGCATGGAATACACGCACCCGCAAAAGTTTTGGCGGTAGAGGTTGTAATCGTGCGAAAGTTGGATGGAACGTTTGTAGCCGCCTTTTTTCTTGAAGTCACTGGGCAGTCGC containing:
- a CDS encoding ImmA/IrrE family metallo-endopeptidase, yielding MAELSIFSSRLKNARIMMGLSMDELCASMGNKVSKMTISKYEKGLMAPSSDIVIALSKALHQPIDYFFRPFAVQVESVRFRKKSSLPQKKENGIREAIADLMERYINIEEICGDETIQSPLPRISASSSKEVKAAAAKIRKEWNLGLDGIVNVIDLLERNGVKVIEIDAPDSFDGMSSLVNEKFHVVILNKTFSVERKRFTALHELGHLVLQFPKNINNKQEETFCHLFASEMLLPESELKRILGSTRKDISYQELKAIQLSYGISCDAIMYKAKDCGIISEQRFRTFCIQKNRAKGFKALIERTLFHQETSTRFVSLVYKALSKELITTSKAANLLHQDIEQVRRDLALV
- a CDS encoding YgiQ family radical SAM protein, translated to MYDPRFLPICKEDLDELGWDYVDVIIISADAYVDHPCFGHAVVGRLLEHEGLRVAILPQPNWRDDLRDFKKLGKPRLFFAISSGMDSMVNHYTAAKRLRSDDAFTPGNKAGFRPDYATYTYAKILKKLYPDVPLLIGGLESSLRRVTHYDYWSNKLKPSILFDTQADILVYGMGEKPLKEIVRLLKKGVPFSSLNSVPQTAYLAPKGNVPKNSKWEDLRLYSYEECLESKRNQIENCRRVDIECNKWFQHRILQDVAEQTVVINPAYPPMEYGELDESFEYPYAREPHPRYKKRGNIPAFDMIKFSINTHRGCFGGCSFCAINAHQGKFIASRSRESILREVEIVTNMEGFAGTITDLGGPSANMYNMRGRDPSRCQKCARASCLTPNICDNMDTHHAEILSLYREVRNHPKVKHLFIGSGVRYDMLLQETNDEELRKDHEEYARELIDYHVSGRLKVAPEHTSDAVLKLMRKPSFTLFHKFKEFFDDECKRIGKKQQLIPYFISSHPGCTEADMAELALETKQLGFQLEQVQDFTPTPMTIATEMFYAEMTPDGKPLFVAKTPEEKANQKQFFFWYIPANRPHLREVLERLKMGKVSRLLLSRTAMAEGKEYFPSKEREQNEDFRNREMQKRDERTNALRPKKEKVKNRWRDEGYEGRSFNEGRGGRFGENRGESQREPREFQFREERFSESRGNRFERNEEGRENWRNENRDRFEREGERQERRGFHSERRFDDRRGNVFEDRRDFDRNGDRRGNQQNAPFREHRNVEDKNRFNSGEINLASRRSHGKGFKKPTFKK
- a CDS encoding fibrobacter succinogenes major paralogous domain-containing protein, producing the protein MTKIRGYIFAALLTVVAACSGDVDDTLSDNNPSGTFEIIKTPDSTSSKSSSSFSRIKKTDIHFSNHVEIIVFSSSEAPSSSSKAPVSSSSKPAVKSSSSNAKSSSSVPPSSSSAPQSSSSSDAPKSSATLYFYDCTEHNCITTEFLNPDISYGEFLDKRDDQVYRTIVISNHVWTAQNMNYKIESDENDEINSWCYDNEPENCKKFGRLYTWEAAKKVCPEGWHLPTEDEWQELIAEHSCDIVIKDGNPPVYRCAGTSLKAIDSWGNGLENTNEYGFSVVAAGIVNSGAFMNKGITGYLWASTTQYESLATLVIFEYNEDYTRFVLTKPNSGLSVRCVKGNAE